The region ATGTTGCCTTCGTCTGTATTTCTAGATGACAGCTATGAAGATGATACTGATGAGCCAGACTACTAGCACAGTTATTTACGATGATCCAGGTTCATATTACTGAGATAGACATTTGGCTTTAGTGGCAAAACAAATCCTCGAACCGACGCGTTCCTATTATTAGTCGACGATAGATTCTGTTTAAATAATCACAGTTTCTTCCAATTTCAGATCAGATCGggtaaaataaacaaatcagTCATGGCAATATGGATGTCTCGGATTGACAAATTGCATTTGATTCAAAAAATGTTGTAGTGgtttatctatttcattacttgAATCCAGTACAGTCGCCATGTGTCCACGTGCATATAGAatatgttaatgaaaatgaaatgatttgatcTAATTAAAATCGCAGGGAAATCTAAACAAAACAATGGTTCCATATGGATACGGATTCTCTGAATAGATCGTTATCTAGAATTTGgtgataaaatcaatttcatgtatTCGTTTTGAATAggcaaaaatcatttcatgtttAAACACGTCCTGTTTTGCGCGCAtcgaaattattttattaacaaatacatttatataaaagTATAGAACACAATAAATGTGTTTTGTGAGCTGATAAAACAGCATTTTCGTCTATTCTTTCTCAAACAAAACATTTGCCGCAATTCAACATGTCAAATTTGTATAGTCATTGCGATATTCATAATGATTAGCTTCCAATACAGTTTAGGGGTTCGACGAGATTAGACAAGATGatttaaaacaactattgagatgattttattttccagCTAGgattagatatttcattacatatatatataatgagtATATACGTTTTGAGAGCGTACAATATAGTAGTTAGATATTAAGAGGTTTGATTATACTGATCTAACGCTTTTCGATTAAGTTCTTTCGCTGTCCAGACACTGAGAAAGTGAGAAATATTGAACAGCCGGTCGAAAGACGAGTCAAGTGGAATTCTACTGaaagataattactgctcAAATATTATTGTTCCACGTGTATTCCCACCTCGAATATAGTTATGTAGCAGTAttagagcttctcgggacatAGAATTTCGATCCCCGCCGTAGAGTATGTTTGCCGTCACTCGATTCGCGTTTGCAATGGCGTAAACTCCAGAAGATATCGCTGTAAGCGATTTTGAACTTGCTGTTCATCAAACCGTATACGATCGGATTTGTGCACGTGCTGATCGACGCAAACCAGGCCAGGTACCGTATCGTTCGGTCCAAAGTGCCACTGCTTGCGTTACTGTCAACTATGATGACAATAGCGTACGGGTAGAAGAGCAAAACTAACATTAGAAACGCTGTGAACAATGTCATCACAGCTCGCCGGTCACGAGATTCACGTTTTTTAGCGTGTTTATTGCTATTACCGCTAGTAGTGCTTTCCCTGGGGCGAGCTTCGGCGTGACTCGACAGACGAGAGGTAGATCTTCTGATGACGCAAAAAATGCGCGAATATAGCAAAAACGTGATAACCGATGGCAGAAGAATGCCGGTGATCAGCATCCCGGCGCATTTCGTATCACCGCGCGACGCGTAGGTACATTCAAATTGTCTTGGGTCGTAGTGATACGTACACGTGTTCATCGCAGCGCCCCCATACGTAATCGTTATACAACACAGCCACAACACGATTATGCTAATAGTGTTGTTTCGAAACGTGTAAATTTTATCGTATTTCGTGTGAAAGCAGACGCGAATGAACCGATTGATGGCGATTGTCACTTGGCCCCATAATGATACACCATACGTGATGACCATGATCGTTCCGATGGCGAAGCAAGTCGTATCGGAGAGAGTCACGCTGCCTCGACCTATGATCGACATAAGAATGAACGGGTGCACAACACAACACATGATCAAGTCAGAAATAGCAATGTTGACGACCAACGCATTCGAAGGCGTTTGCAAATCCTTGTGGAGGTAGTAGGCTGCAAGGAGTACGCTGTTGCCAATCATTCCAGTAAGAGTAATCAATGCTACTAGGATAGTGTCGACAACTGTCACACCGGGTGACACTGAAACATAACTAGATTCATTAGCACTCATCGTGTTGCAGTTTCATCTGATTCCGATTCTACCTGTGATATGATCGGCACCGAATTAATTAAACTTCTACTCCAGTGGTTATCGTCAGCTAAAATGATTGAACCCGGAAAGATCAAGCTTTAATTTAGATTCTGCATTAGACGATATCGATAATCGAAGCGCATATTTCCTGGTGTTGAAAATGCACCCGTATCATTATTTCACAATAACCAGCTATCAAACGGAATTCAGTTCGTTTTGTgaattttgatatcaatgatattgttATCGTCCATTATCCGATCATGCGCTATTTTCATGCACCATTGTGTCATTATAATTAATGATAGCTCGGCTTCCAGAAgggacaattctttttttattatgaGGAATGTTTTGTTTGCACAACGGTGATCGCAAACCTTTACGATATACTGAAACTTCCGAAAGCTTCTCTCGAAAAACGAACCGTGGCATCCATGATTTTTTTAGTTGGGTATTATGTACGAAGGTCTTTTCGCCAAGATACGTCGTATCCCCGAATGGCCAACCTGTAAGCAATGGAGTAAATGTGTTATGAAAACAAAGTATAAACTTTGAAACAAATTCTATTTACTCAGACATGGACGCAACGATTTCcaatatttaagatttaaagaGGTATAATTTTCGTATTTTCTGACCTAAAATCGATGAAATTGGCTGACGACTTGTGACGTTATGAGATAATCATctatttttttaattgtataatGGTGTTTATTGACCAGGCGTCAGAACGCATAACGTGAAATGATTGATTCATCATGAACGATACCTCAACGCCACACACTGTGGGTAGACCATACTTTACAGTCCAAGTGTTGAAAGCTTTACCAAACCTAACCGGTATTTCGCGTACGGTGATGCTGACGTGTACCGTAACAATTCTCACCGCTGGGATCATCGGAAATGTGGCCAGTTTCCTCGTAATGACTAGTACGAAGTTTAGATGTCTTTCGTACACGAATTATTTGGCAGCGTTAGCGATATCCGATTTGGGAAATTGTTACGGTCGATTCTTTGCGCCATTGATCGATTTTGTTCTTTGGACTCGAGACGGCAAAGGTATCCAAATAGAAGGTATTTTGGCTTGTATTTGTAATGAATATCCGTTTGTTCTTGTAACGGCATCAAGCACTTGGTTAGTGGTTGTCGTTACATTAGAACGTCTGATGTTAGTAGTTTTTCCGTTCACGGCTCGTGTCGTCTGCACGGCCGCATTTGCACGCAGAGTTATTCTGGCGGTAtttatcctaagttcattagTTGCTGGTTACTGTTTCATCATGCAGTATTCGAATAGACTCGGCTGTTACTACGACTTCGCAAAAATTCGACCCGCATTTTCCACTTACGTAACGATCACGTTCACTGTTCCAGTTGTTGTAACGATTTCCTTCAATGTCGTCATCGTAAGCGTTCTTACACAAAAACGGTCGTTCGGCTCCGGAGATGCGAAAATTCAAAAGGTTAAAAGGACAACTATCATGCTGATAACGGTATCCGTTATTTTTGCAATTACCGCCTTGCCGAACACGATAAATTCAATCATGGGTACATTCCCAAACGATCCCAAATTGACGCAAACATTGTTCTTCGTATTTTCCACCATTCTCGGATGCAATTATTCGATAAACTTCTACATTTACCTACAAGGATCAGAAGTGCGTACATTTTTCGTTCAGATGTTGAGTTGCTGACTTTTTCATGAACGAATATTTCATACGTTTCTACATGTATACACTTGCTTCCATTGCACTGTTCAAATAGCGAATAAGGGTCTGCGACATTCTTTTAAGACTACGCAACCCATGTGGGGCTTGCAACAAGCCCCACATGGGTATTATGGTATTGACAACATTTGAGCAACAGCTGCTCATATGTTGTTACCCGGTGtttaaacatttttacatGGTAAGGTACAAAATATGTTCACATGACATTTCACAACATTGTAATATATACGATCAAACTAACTAgtagatttaaatatattgcCTACTGgaaattgatataaaattGTACTCATGTATGTCCATAATCACAACTTTATGACAGTGGATCCAGAGATTGAATGGCTTCATAATTCGAGTTCCAGACTCCAGAAATCATCATTTATTGGAAAAGAAATTATTGGTATTAGTGCGTGTAATTTTCTGCACCACCGACTACATTATTATACCAAATTACCTGGATCGTTTTAGTACTACAATGCTGGATATGTAACGCTATTTCTCTACTCCGAGATGCGGAAGTGAACGGTAGATTCGAACTGTGAAATATTATGTCATgttttaagatattttttcGTCATCATACATTCCCAATTCCAAAAGCAACGATGAAAAATGGACTGTGAAAGATATGATATTTTTCTCAAACAGCAGAATTTTTCGTTTGTTACTTGGCCATCGTGAAAATTAGTTGGAGTAGAATAATGTTGGACGACTAGGCATGCGTTGAGTTGAGAATCTCGTCTACTTCCTAAACGTAATGGGACATAACGATTtccaatatatatttttgatttaatgcGGTATAATTTTTGCAATTGCGGACCTGAAATCGATGTGAGATTGGTGGCCATGCACTCGTTGAACTACAAGATAATCATTTTAAGTATTAAACGATGACACTACGCATACTGCGAACACTTTTTCGTCATGAACGATACAAGGTTAGGCCGTATTTCACGGTCAAGGTATTGAAATTCTTAACACATCTAATCGGTATTTCGCGTACGGTGATGTTGACTTGTACCGTAACAATTCTCACCGCTGGGATATCGGAAATGTGGCCAGTTTCCTCGTAATGACTAGTACGAAGTTTAGATGTCTTTCGGACGCGAATTATTTGGCAGCGTTAGCGATATCCGATTCGGGAAATTGTTACGGTCGATTCTTTGCGCCATTGGTCGATTTTGTTCTTTGGACTCGGTACGGCAAAGGTATCCAAATAGAAGGTATTTTGGTTCGTATTGGTCATGAATATCCGTTTGTTACTGTAACAGCATCAAGCACTTGGTTAGTGGTTTTGTCGTTACATTAGAACGTCTGATGTTAGTAGTTTTTCCGTTCACGGCTCGTGTCGTCTGCACGGCCGCATTTGCACGCAGAGTTATTCTGGCGGTATTTATCCTAAGTTCATCAGTTGCTGGTTACTGTTTCATCATGCAGTATTCAAATAGACTCGGATGTTACTATGACTTCGAAAAAATACGTTCTGCTTTTACGGCTTATTCACCCATCACTTTTACTGTTCCAGTTTTTCTAACGATTGTCTTCAATGTTGTGATCATAGGAATTCTTCGGATCGAAAGACGTGAAAAGTCAAAAGGTTAAACGGACAACTGTCATGCTGGTGACTGTTTCCGTAATCTTTGCATTCACCGCCTTACCGAATACAGTCAACTCAATCCTTGCTACATTCCCAAACTACAAGAAACTAACGCAGACTTGGTTCTTTGTTTTTTCGATTATATTAGGATGcaattattcaataaatttctatattcATCTACAAGGATCAGAAGTACGTCCTTTTTTGTTCAAATGTTGAGTTATTGATTCTAAATTTACATAATTCATAATGTCCGAAGAGTAGGTCCCAAATTGAGTGGTACCGGTACCAATAAATACAGATAGCGTGCAAGGTGTCGGCAGCGTTCCGACCAAACCACGAGAACGCACGTTCATTTGGTAAACTTGGCAAAAAACATGGCAACTGATTCGTAGGTTAGAATATTACAGAGACTGACCTAACAAATTAAAAGgaatttcaaatagttttcCAATCACAAAATTCTGTCGTCAATGAAACTATCAAGTTAACTACATGGTTGACATTGTTGGCTTGAATATCTCCATCAAAATATTGATGTTGCACTTTGGAACTTTTTCGTTGAACAATTATATTCTACTAATTTATGTGCATTTTTATTTCGTATATAGTTTaattttgttatcattattgttaaaaATGACCTAAATTTATAAATGACATAAAACTTGTATACGTAGAGTCAGTACATATTTACACTATGATACATCAACGGAATGGCCCCGAAAAAAATGATCTCGGAAGTCTATATTCCGAAAAGTATGAGTTTCTATTGAATCTTTAAAAACTTATCAGCAAATAATCTCAGTTAAGTTGTATCATTTCGGCCTCTTCGTTGTTACCtgtaaagaaaatagaaatgtttAGTTTAACTGAGaaacagaaaaagaaaatcacatGTAGTTATCGTGATTACATGCGTTATGTCGCAATAGATTAAAAAGTACGTATTGAATATATTACCCGTATCACTGGGTCCAGCTCCCGGGTCCGTAACAATTCGATCAATCAAATCTAGTTTATCTTCTTCGATCAAATTCGTCTTTTCCAGTTTAAGACTTCTGACATACACAATAGCAACGGCGTTCATGACGCAAACGACTCCGACGGCTATAATCAAACCCATGATAATAGTCGACGAATCACGAGCGACGAGGGACAAACCTAACTGGCCTTTCAGCGTTATTCTATCTGGTTTACAGCCTGAATTAGGTGGGAGTTTTTTCGGCTTTTCATTAGGCTTCGGTGGTTGGATTTGAAGTTCATCCGCATCCAGTCCCATGTCATTGATCCAAGGCTGCATATATTTGTAGCGATAGCGTTCCTCGACGGTGAAATTGTAAGAACTGCTTGATCTACCACTGATTTGTAGGTATTCTTGTTTCGACAATGTGAATTTTGGCCAAtctatatcagctgatatggGAAAGTTCGGGTCCCTGGAATATGAAAGAACAAATGCGGTCATATTGACTAGATGTTTGGGACTACGGGTGttgatttctaaaaaaattcacaaatgaaaatgaaatttcaattcattttgtcaGACAAAAAGGATAATTTTCACATTTCCGGAGTAGAAATATTTAGCCTACCCTGATTTAACAAAATTACTCCAATATCGCACCATCTTCATGGCAACGGCTTCATCTTCTTCAAAAGTATGAGTCGTCACTTGGGTGTCTAGATAGATACTCTGTCCAACCATCTCCGGTCCATTCACCCAACCTTGCTTGATAGGATCTGGCGGCAAGCTTTCATACTCGAACACGTACATGTAAGTGTTGGCTTTATTGCTTCTAGCGTGCAACACCGCCGCGGCAACCACCGAGCTCCCTACCGCACTGTCGGACAGCATTTCGACCAGCTCGTCTCGTCGCTCGGTGTCCGTATCGGCGGTGTATCTGGTCAAAATCTCTTTCGTCAGTTCCGGTGTCTGTGCACGATACGAACAAGCGTGTATGGAAATAGCGAAAGGAACTAGTACCTGTTCGAATACAAAATGCGATGGTCCATCTTCGTAACTGAAACCATAACGCGAAGCTATGTCTACTAAATGTGGCAGTTCGATGGCCTTAGCAGCTTCGTTACCATTAACGCCCGTAAGAAGGTCTTTTTCCGCGAACAAAACCTGATATGGATTACAGTTTTCCCCGGAAAGGGCTTGTGTTATATTTGATATGAAGAAATAGTCGTCCGGCACTGGCGACCAGCCCGTTACGCGCGCCTGTGTAGCATTTATCAATTCTTCCACTCCCTTCGACTTCAGGCATGCCAGCATTTCACCACTAGTGTTCCAAGTGCATCCAAGGTACTGCGCGATATTTGTTCCATTGTTCTGTCCTTGTGGATGACTGAGGCACGGCGCCAAAATGCTGGTGCTTTCGGAAATTACTCTTTTCACGTATGTTGTTGTCGCAGGTGACATCGCCAGAAGAACTGCACTTCTAGCTCCTCCTTCACCTTGCGCACTAACTGTTATCAGCTTGTTGTCGCCGCCAAATTTGTCAATATGCTCCGCTACCCATAATAACGCCAATTCTTGATCATATATTCCATAATTTCCGTCAGAATCATGCGTACTTAGAAAACCGAGAATTCCTG is a window of Tubulanus polymorphus chromosome 2, tnTubPoly1.2, whole genome shotgun sequence DNA encoding:
- the LOC141900132 gene encoding melatonin receptor type 1A-like; translation: MSANESSYVSVSPGVTVVDTILVALITLTGMIGNSVLLAAYYLHKDLQTPSNALVVNIAISDLIMCCVVHPFILMSIIGRGSVTLSDTTCFAIGTIMVITYGVSLWGQVTIAINRFIRVCFHTKYDKIYTFRNNTISIIVLWLCCITITYGGAAMNTCTYHYDPRQFECTYASRGDTKCAGMLITGILLPSVITFLLYSRIFCVIRRSTSRLSSHAEARPRESTTSGNSNKHAKKRESRDRRAVMTLFTAFLMLVLLFYPYAIVIIVDSNASSGTLDRTIRYLAWFASISTCTNPIVYGLMNSKFKIAYSDIFWSLRHCKRESSDGKHTLRRGSKFYVPRSSNTAT
- the LOC141899923 gene encoding carboxylesterase 5A-like, with amino-acid sequence MEVIKVLYAVSITVIIVLPPAAASNPKRNLSIGIVEGADDNTTEIDLEVYLGIPYAEPPIRFARPEPIKALPQQPFNADKHGAPCPAPPFTPGMKEDCLTLDIYLPKTNDTKAVMFIVPISDGVTAWSSSDLDPRLLAAHGDVIVVIINYRSGILGFLSTHDSDGNYGIYDQELALLWVAEHIDKFGGDNKLITVSAQGEGGARSAVLLAMSPATTTYVKRVISESTSILAPCLSHPQGQNNGTNIAQYLGCTWNTSGEMLACLKSKGVEELINATQARVTGWSPVPDDYFFISNITQALSGENCNPYQVLFAEKDLLTGVNGNEAAKAIELPHLVDIASRYGFSYEDGPSHFVFEQVLVPFAISIHACSYRAQTPELTKEILTRYTADTDTERRDELVEMLSDSAVGSSVVAAAVLHARSNKANTYMYVFEYESLPPDPIKQGWVNGPEMVGQSIYLDTQVTTHTFEEDEAVAMKMVRYWSNFVKSGDPNFPISADIDWPKFTLSKQEYLQISGRSSSSYNFTVEERYRYKYMQPWINDMGLDADELQIQPPKPNEKPKKLPPNSGCKPDRITLKGQLGLSLVARDSSTIIMGLIIAVGVVCVMNAVAIVYVRSLKLEKTNLIEEDKLDLIDRIVTDPGAGPSDTGNNEEAEMIQLN